tacagctcataaaagtaaaaaaaatctatatcaaaatattagcatatttcctaagagcaataaaaaaaaggatctACCAATGCTTGGTCTGGGCTCCTTTTGCACAAACTCCAGCGTCATGGAAGTGATCAGCCTGTGGCTCGACTGAGGCCATATTGAGCCTTCAGCTTGTCTTGAATGTTTCTCGTATACCATAGATTTCATATGGGGTTCACGCACAGTACAGTAAGATCATAATTAGCAAACAACTTGGGATTTGgttttgtcaaaatgtaaagttttttgttttaaagtcttTGCTAAATTTACTCTGAAAAGTGAACACTGGACCACAGAGCAACATTCtagttatttttcttcttgGTTAAGATGATTCTGACGAAGTGGCTGAAGACGTCTGAGCGGGTGACTCTTGATGCAGACTCCAGTTTCAGTCCACTTCTTGTGATGCTCTTCCAGGTGTTTGAATCAGCTTTGCTTGGCATTATTCTCAAGCTTGTGGccaaatattctaatattttgagaaacTGGATTTTTTACTTCCATATGCTGTAATCTCTAATCATCAACGATGATTacaatgaagacaaaaaaacgGATGttctaatttacataaaaatcactattaatgttttttttgatgaacCTGTATAGAATTTACTGATGTGACCTTGTTCTCTTAATTGTTCATTGCTTTTTAGATACGAAATGCTAGAAGGAGTGAGTTTAAAATGTCCATTAGTGTGCTAGAGCTCAAGGCTGAACTCAAAACAGTATTCTAGACTTGTTATTGTTATAGTCCAGACCATGTCAGAGGTTTATTTCTGAATTAGGTGAAATTGATTGAAACTACATATACACATCCCTTACTTTGGCAAACTTTGGCACATTTCTGCATGCAATCATCTTCCTTTATTGCCTTGGGGTCATGTTCTCTTGTCTAAACTAGGCTGAGAAGTGTAAAAATCTCTCAATAATCATGATTTCTCTGCCCTCCATCACTGTCCCTAGCTTAGTCTCAGGCTGATTCACTTGTCAAACCTAATTACAGTGAGTTTCCACTTGataaaaaatgtgcagagcTCGAAAGCTGTAGCAACCACTTCTGATTTTCAAGACAGAACATGTATTTAGTCACgcaaaattattatattgagTTTAGGTGTGAGAGCTTTTGATTTTAGTTCCGTGTgatcaaatatttatgtaaatcataaatatatatttaaaataaaaatatatatattatcctaAAAAGGGGCGCAAACAATGCGAAGATGGAATGCTGATTTATTTGCTACATTGAACACATGTCAACATAAAACTCGTACCCCattcagaaatgtcattttaaacaatttttataaatgataaaatgtctAGTAAGAACTGCAATACTCTTTAGGCTTCAGTAAAAACTGAGAAAGTTCCGGAGAACAGctttaattgataaataaaacagcatgaaatgattttttggatttagtttttttttttttttttttaacttaatcaCACAGACGCACACTAATTTGAAACAAGCAACTGTCTACATGATCACTGTagtttgtgtaaaaatacaaGGGAAGACACTGAATTTACACAAAAAGCCTAAGGTGTACAACAGCTTGAATTTAGAATTGGATTCAACTACTGGATAGACTGAAATGAGTCAGAATATGATACTGCAGGAACAATGAACTTCCATGTGTCTTCTCTGCCATCCTGTATTAAccctgcacaaaaacacaaattaacatCTAACACCTTCTTACACAACCTCCAGCCAGACCAAAGATGACCTTCACCATTCTGTGAGATGAGGGAGAAATCAGGCATGATCTCTCTGATAGATGAGACATTCAGGAGAaacgtaaacacacacagggagAGATGGCGTCACTCCATTATGATTCTCTAGTTCAGGAAAAATAAGACAGTGTGTTACGTGTGTTTCCATCTGTCCCTTCAGTTTTTGTCGTCTTTCTTAATCCTGTTTTCCCTCTCTCCATTGGCGTGATCCCTCATTCCATGCAACGTAAACAAAGAGTGCCAGAACCACATGGACAGCAAGCACAGCAACGATGGCAGCATAGAAGTAGCTGTCGTTGCTGGAGTATCCCAGAGAGGCTGCGAAGAAAAGACCAGAATCAAGCAGAAATCGTGAATTACCAAAAGCAAATCAACACCTAGGGATTTAACCCATTCCCCGCCATTAACAAAGTAGCTAGAGTTTTTCGGCAATCCACGTTGTAGGTGCATTACAGTAAGGAGAGCCCTGACGCATATCCTGAACGAGTTACGGGACTTCCCAGATCTACTGGGCTCGAAAAAAAATACGATCAACATAAACGGAAAAATCTGAAACAATGGAGatcataaatttaaataatatatgtagaTCATGTTTTGACCATTCAATCTGATCAGGATGAAATCAGTGAGGGAGATGCCTTTAAAGACAGAAACATCTAGTcatggatagatagataatacGTTGAATGtgtatgtaatgtgttttattatatatatatatatatatatatatatatatatatatatatatgagtgtgtgtgtatatatgtatttgtacacACACTTTTAGACTACATATGTATAGTagaaaatattcttatttttaattaaaaaaaactgtcaggGAAAGAGTTAACATATTTGTACGGCCTGTAGTGTAACACATGGAtattaaatagtattattttaatgcataaacaaaaaGGCTGATTAAATAGCCGTTGGAAGCAAAGTACCTTCAAAGAGAAAAGACTTTGATGCAAAATACAGTCCGATGGGCACAGTTATCATCAGAAGAGTGAAAAACAATAGTGTCTTGAGTACAGAAACGAGCGAGCCGTCATTCCTGAATGAACGCAAggaagaaagagacaaaaagagatTAGATCAATTAAACTAGTCGAACTATGAgctttaaatcatttgaaattcaATTAACGGactatttcagtttaaaattgCCCTTAGTCACTGTAATTTTGGTGTAAGGTCACGTGCAGTCTGAGCAGCAAAGGCATAAAGACATATGATATCTCACCCTCTGAAATCAGGCGCGTTTGCGGGCATGGAGTCCAAAGTTGTCTTATCgtagttttgcatttttgtatttttaattatgaccaaaaaaagaagaaagacgtGGGAACTCAATAGCTCGTAATTCCGTTCTGCGACATCTTGAGTGATTTGAGCTTCCGGGTTTTTGTCACATGATGCGGATGAACGTGACAGCAGTGTTGCGCGCGTTTTTGCGCATGTTCGCTAGAGGGCGCCGCCGCACCGTCACGAGTACAGCGTTTCAGTAACACTTAAACCAGCAGTATTCAGTCCTGTGTTATAGGAAAACTTGTGGATTTTGTAAAAGTACTACTACAATGGCTGCACGGTTTATAGAAACACTGCAacattcaaaattttaattaaaaacaaaaaacgataTTACGCTGTCAGTTTGTAGAATAGTTATtagaattttaaagaattttgagaatagaaaccataaaaacagcatttgtagACTTAAACCTGCTGAAGAAAACGTTACCAGTTGTCAAAGATTTTTGCTGCATTACATATGatgaaactaaaattattttaatttataggcCATGAAGTTTGAACCCATGAAGCCGAAACCAAAAGTCATCATTCGTATCTAGTCTCAGACACTCGTTTCAGTACTGAGGGATATGGCTCTGTGCAAGAATAGTCCTTTCCTCTTTATATAAACCATGTAATATTACGTGTTTTTGGCAAAAATGCAagtattttaagcaaaaatatatcaataaaaaaagagctttcGAAAGACTGTATGCTTCCTAGGGCCTACACCGATGAGCAAGAAAACACGTTGATGTCTAGGCTCTTTATGTCTGTGCTGGATATGGCACTGCTAGAGCATCGG
This genomic interval from Puntigrus tetrazona isolate hp1 chromosome 5, ASM1883169v1, whole genome shotgun sequence contains the following:
- the vma21 gene encoding vacuolar ATPase assembly integral membrane protein vma21, with the translated sequence MQNYDKTTLDSMPANAPDFRGNDGSLVSVLKTLLFFTLLMITVPIGLYFASKSFLFEASLGYSSNDSYFYAAIVAVLAVHVVLALFVYVAWNEGSRQWREGKQD